The following proteins are co-located in the Thermus thermophilus HB8 genome:
- a CDS encoding type II toxin-antitoxin system prevent-host-death family antitoxin: MHRKRVLSATEARVHFGEVLRRVEEGEVIVVEGRGRPQAVILSVKAYARLTAGKEDPLEALLSFNRAIRARLGRPLTPPEEVVSALREERDRELGGAGR; the protein is encoded by the coding sequence ATGCATCGCAAGCGCGTCTTAAGCGCCACCGAGGCCCGCGTCCACTTCGGCGAGGTGCTGAGGCGGGTGGAGGAAGGGGAGGTGATCGTGGTGGAGGGGCGGGGCAGGCCGCAGGCGGTCATCCTCTCCGTGAAGGCCTACGCCCGCCTCACCGCGGGGAAGGAGGACCCCTTGGAGGCCCTCCTCTCCTTTAACCGGGCCATCCGGGCCCGCTTGGGCAGGCCCCTTACCCCCCCTGAGGAGGTGGTTTCCGCCCTGAGGGAGGAGCGGGACCGTGAGCTGGGTGGTGCTGGACGCTAG
- a CDS encoding type II toxin-antitoxin system VapC family toxin, with protein sequence MSWVVLDASFLLRLLLAADPRAEAVRLYRGWRQEDRPLAAPTLALYEAADALYRYALAGEMTLAEAETFLGHLQRLGIRFFAEPWTHTRALELAWALGLKAAYDAHYLALAEGFQGAFWTADKRLHQRALEGQAQGLLPGVSLHLLEP encoded by the coding sequence GTGAGCTGGGTGGTGCTGGACGCTAGCTTCCTCCTCCGCCTGCTCTTGGCGGCAGACCCAAGGGCCGAAGCCGTACGCCTCTACCGGGGCTGGAGGCAGGAAGACCGCCCCCTCGCCGCCCCCACCCTGGCCCTTTATGAAGCGGCCGACGCCCTTTACCGCTACGCCCTCGCCGGGGAGATGACCCTGGCCGAGGCCGAGACCTTTCTAGGGCACCTCCAGAGGCTCGGGATCCGGTTTTTCGCCGAGCCCTGGACCCACACCCGGGCCTTAGAACTGGCCTGGGCCTTGGGCCTAAAGGCCGCCTACGACGCCCACTACCTGGCCCTGGCCGAAGGGTTTCAGGGAGCCTTCTGGACCGCCGACAAAAGGCTGCACCAAAGGGCCCTCGAGGGCCAGGCCCAAGGGCTCCTTCCCGGCGTTTCCCTTCACCTTCTGGAACCATGA
- a CDS encoding 5-formyltetrahydrofolate cyclo-ligase, translating to MTLGELREEVWNALARYDLALHPTPPHGHHPNFLGARRAAERLLKTPEFQGARRVLAGMDAVLKPLREEALRQGKELLLPHPDRPGEFLLLRDVDPRKLKRVREAYRFGVRVALEEATPDLVLIGAVAVDEEGGWVGKGYGFPQSWLRVEAPFATLAHPVMVYPRLPVPPERRVDLIATPQRLLRLG from the coding sequence ATGACCCTGGGCGAGCTCCGGGAAGAGGTCTGGAACGCCCTGGCCCGCTACGACCTCGCCCTCCACCCCACGCCCCCCCACGGCCACCACCCCAACTTCCTGGGAGCCAGAAGGGCGGCCGAGCGGCTCCTCAAGACCCCCGAGTTCCAGGGGGCAAGGCGGGTCCTCGCGGGGATGGACGCCGTCCTCAAGCCCCTAAGGGAGGAGGCCCTGCGCCAGGGAAAGGAGCTCCTCCTCCCCCACCCCGACCGCCCGGGGGAGTTTCTGCTCCTAAGGGACGTGGACCCGAGGAAGCTCAAGCGGGTCCGGGAGGCCTACCGCTTCGGGGTCCGGGTGGCCCTGGAGGAGGCCACGCCGGACCTCGTCCTCATCGGGGCGGTGGCCGTGGACGAGGAGGGGGGCTGGGTGGGCAAGGGCTACGGCTTCCCCCAAAGCTGGCTCCGGGTAGAGGCCCCCTTCGCCACCCTCGCCCACCCGGTGATGGTCTATCCCCGCCTTCCCGTGCCCCCGGAAAGGCGGGTGGACCTCATCGCCACGCCCCAGCGCCTCCTCCGGCTAGGCTAG
- a CDS encoding 2-oxo acid dehydrogenase subunit E2: MEVKLPELGDNVTQATVVGVLVKEGDRVEPGQPLLELETDKAVVEVPAEAGGVVKRVLVKVGDEVRPGQPFLELAEAEGGAEAPPLKAEERPEAPAPKAEEAPRPAPKEAPPAPQEAPSERRLIPAAPSIRRLARELGVDLTRLRGTGLAGRITEEDVRRAAGLGEAAPAALPAAPAPRLPDFTKWGPVRREPMSGVRKATVRSMSQAWAQVPMVTHFDEADVTELEALRKQYAKKAEEKGFRLTLTAFLLKALALTLKAFPKFNASLDVEAQEIVYKDYIHIGVAVDTPHGLLVPVIRDVDRKGVLRLAEELQEISQRARERKLSPEEMQGATFSLSNLGGIGGTGFTPIVNWPEVAILGVSRSQMKPLWDPGKEAFVPRLVMPFSLTYDHRLIDGADAARFCRHLAGILEDPLGLALA, from the coding sequence ATGGAGGTCAAGCTACCCGAACTCGGCGACAACGTAACGCAGGCGACCGTGGTGGGCGTCCTGGTGAAGGAAGGGGACCGGGTGGAGCCGGGCCAGCCCCTTCTGGAGCTGGAGACGGACAAGGCGGTGGTGGAGGTGCCCGCGGAGGCGGGCGGCGTGGTGAAGCGGGTTTTGGTCAAGGTGGGGGACGAGGTGCGCCCGGGACAGCCCTTCCTGGAGCTCGCCGAGGCCGAGGGCGGGGCGGAAGCGCCTCCCCTTAAGGCGGAGGAAAGGCCGGAAGCGCCCGCCCCCAAGGCCGAGGAGGCGCCCCGTCCCGCCCCCAAGGAAGCCCCTCCCGCCCCCCAGGAGGCGCCCTCCGAGCGCCGCCTCATCCCGGCGGCCCCCTCCATAAGGCGGCTCGCCCGGGAGCTCGGGGTGGACCTCACCCGGCTCCGGGGCACGGGGCTTGCCGGGCGCATCACCGAGGAGGACGTGCGCCGGGCGGCGGGCCTTGGGGAGGCGGCCCCGGCGGCCCTTCCGGCGGCCCCCGCGCCCAGGCTTCCCGACTTCACCAAGTGGGGCCCCGTGCGCCGGGAGCCCATGAGCGGGGTGCGCAAGGCCACGGTGCGCTCCATGAGCCAGGCCTGGGCCCAGGTGCCCATGGTCACCCACTTTGACGAGGCGGACGTCACCGAGCTGGAGGCTTTGCGCAAGCAGTACGCCAAGAAGGCCGAGGAGAAGGGGTTCCGCCTCACCCTCACCGCCTTCCTCCTCAAGGCCCTGGCCCTCACCCTGAAGGCCTTCCCCAAGTTCAACGCCTCCCTGGACGTGGAGGCCCAGGAGATCGTCTACAAGGACTACATCCACATCGGGGTGGCGGTGGACACGCCCCACGGCCTTTTGGTCCCGGTGATCCGCGACGTGGACCGGAAAGGGGTCTTGCGCCTGGCGGAGGAGCTTCAGGAGATCTCCCAAAGGGCCCGGGAGCGGAAGCTCTCCCCCGAGGAGATGCAGGGGGCCACCTTCAGCCTCTCCAACCTGGGGGGGATCGGCGGCACCGGCTTCACCCCCATCGTCAACTGGCCGGAGGTGGCCATCCTCGGGGTCTCCCGCTCCCAGATGAAACCCCTTTGGGACCCCGGGAAGGAGGCCTTCGTGCCCCGGCTCGTGATGCCCTTCAGCCTCACCTACGACCACCGCCTGATTGACGGGGCGGACGCCGCCCGCTTCTGCCGCCACCTTGCGGGGATTCTGGAGGACCCCCTGGGCCTCGCCCTAGCCTAG
- the aceE gene encoding pyruvate dehydrogenase (acetyl-transferring), homodimeric type: MTEKELKAAFQALSPEEKARFLEIENREWLESLEYVLKVEGPERVEELLRLLDEYLFRHGVYPANRLSTPYLNTLPKEKEPPYPGDLELERRIANILRWNVAMMVTRANKKADGIGGHIATYASIAELYEVGFNHFFRGPEAGLDRDLVFFQGHASPGNYARAFLEGRLKEEDLENFRREVHPPVPGGRGLSSYPHPWLMPDFWEFPTVSMGLGPIQAIYQARFMRYLEDRGLKPKSSAKVWAFLGDGEHDEPETVGALHLAARENLDNLIFVVNCNLQRLDGPVRGNSKVIQELERLYRGAGWRVIKVVWGSAWDELLAKDKEGHLLRRFEALVDGESQRYAAFGGKELRERFFNTPELKKLIEGMTDEELTELTRSRGGHDMVKIYAAYKAAVEHRGSPVVILARTIKGYGMGPTVMAKNVAHQVKKLTEEDLKEARRFLGIPIPEEKLPELPYYHPGPDSPEVRYLLERRKALGGFVPERRVRFQGGLEVPEEEFFREFYEGSGGREISTTMAFVRILAKLLRHPKIGKYIVPIVPDEARTFGMEALIAQVGVYSPQGQLYVPVDAGTLTAYKESQKGQILEEGITEAGAMAEFIAAGTAYAHWGIPTIPFFITYSMFGLQRIGDLVWAAADQRARGFFLGATAGRTTLAGEGLQHQDGQSHVYALAAPNLLAYDPAFAYEFAVILEDGLRRMYGRGEDVFYYITIENENYVHPPMPEPREKVKEGILKGLYLFRAGEGKGPKVQLFGTGPILNEALKAQELLAKYGVVADVWSATSYKALYVDAIEAERETRLLGKARRPYVQEALEGHEGPIVAATDYLKALPNLIRGYVDRPFAVLGTDGFGRSDTREALRDFFEVDARHIAYTALALLHGEGKVTKRTLNQARKDLGLKLEEVPPHRR, from the coding sequence ATGACGGAAAAGGAGCTGAAGGCGGCCTTCCAGGCCCTTTCGCCCGAGGAGAAGGCCCGCTTCCTAGAAATAGAGAACCGGGAGTGGCTGGAGTCTTTGGAATACGTCCTCAAGGTGGAGGGCCCCGAGCGGGTGGAGGAGCTCTTGCGCCTTCTGGACGAGTACCTCTTCCGCCATGGGGTCTACCCCGCAAACCGCCTCTCCACCCCCTACCTCAACACCCTCCCCAAGGAGAAAGAGCCCCCTTACCCCGGGGACCTGGAGCTGGAGCGCCGCATCGCCAACATCCTCCGCTGGAACGTGGCCATGATGGTCACCCGGGCCAACAAGAAGGCGGACGGCATCGGGGGGCACATCGCCACCTACGCCTCCATCGCCGAGCTTTACGAGGTGGGCTTCAACCACTTCTTCCGCGGGCCGGAGGCGGGGCTGGACCGGGACCTCGTCTTCTTCCAGGGCCACGCCTCCCCCGGGAACTACGCCCGGGCCTTTTTGGAGGGGCGGCTTAAGGAGGAGGACCTGGAGAACTTCCGCCGCGAGGTCCACCCCCCGGTGCCGGGGGGCCGGGGGCTTTCCAGCTACCCCCACCCTTGGCTCATGCCCGACTTCTGGGAGTTCCCCACGGTCTCCATGGGCCTCGGCCCCATCCAGGCCATCTACCAGGCGCGCTTCATGCGCTACCTCGAGGACCGAGGCCTCAAGCCCAAAAGCTCCGCCAAGGTCTGGGCCTTCCTCGGGGACGGGGAGCACGACGAGCCCGAGACGGTGGGGGCGCTTCACCTCGCCGCCCGGGAGAACCTGGACAACCTCATCTTCGTGGTGAACTGCAACCTCCAGCGCTTAGACGGCCCCGTGCGGGGCAACTCCAAGGTCATCCAGGAGCTGGAAAGGCTCTACAGGGGCGCGGGCTGGCGCGTGATCAAGGTGGTCTGGGGTTCGGCCTGGGACGAGCTCCTCGCCAAGGATAAGGAGGGCCACCTCCTCCGCCGCTTTGAGGCCCTGGTGGACGGGGAGAGCCAGCGCTACGCCGCCTTCGGGGGCAAGGAGCTAAGGGAGCGCTTCTTCAACACCCCCGAGCTTAAGAAGCTCATTGAGGGGATGACGGACGAGGAGCTCACCGAGCTCACCCGGTCCCGGGGCGGCCACGACATGGTCAAGATCTACGCCGCCTACAAGGCCGCGGTGGAGCACAGGGGAAGCCCCGTGGTCATCCTCGCCCGGACCATCAAGGGCTACGGGATGGGCCCCACGGTCATGGCCAAGAACGTGGCCCACCAGGTGAAGAAGCTCACCGAGGAGGACCTGAAGGAGGCGAGGCGCTTCCTCGGCATCCCCATTCCCGAGGAGAAGCTTCCCGAGCTCCCCTACTACCACCCGGGGCCGGACTCCCCCGAGGTCCGCTACCTCCTGGAACGGAGGAAGGCCCTGGGCGGCTTCGTGCCCGAAAGGAGGGTGCGCTTCCAGGGGGGCCTCGAGGTCCCGGAGGAGGAGTTCTTCCGGGAGTTCTACGAGGGCTCAGGGGGGCGGGAGATCTCCACCACCATGGCCTTCGTGCGCATCCTCGCCAAGCTCCTCCGCCACCCCAAGATCGGCAAGTACATCGTCCCCATCGTCCCCGACGAGGCCCGCACCTTTGGCATGGAGGCCCTGATCGCCCAGGTGGGCGTCTACTCCCCCCAGGGGCAGCTCTACGTCCCCGTGGACGCGGGCACCCTCACCGCCTACAAGGAGAGCCAGAAGGGGCAGATCCTGGAGGAGGGGATCACCGAGGCCGGGGCCATGGCCGAGTTCATCGCCGCCGGGACCGCCTACGCCCACTGGGGCATCCCCACCATCCCCTTCTTCATCACCTACTCCATGTTCGGCCTGCAAAGGATCGGGGACCTCGTCTGGGCCGCCGCCGACCAGCGCGCCCGGGGCTTCTTCCTCGGGGCCACGGCGGGGCGCACCACCTTGGCGGGGGAGGGCCTTCAGCACCAGGACGGCCAAAGCCACGTCTACGCCCTGGCCGCCCCCAACCTCCTCGCCTACGATCCCGCCTTCGCCTACGAGTTCGCCGTGATCCTGGAGGACGGCCTCCGCCGCATGTACGGCCGGGGGGAGGACGTCTTCTACTACATCACCATTGAGAACGAGAACTACGTCCACCCCCCCATGCCCGAGCCCCGGGAAAAGGTCAAGGAGGGGATCCTAAAAGGGCTTTACCTCTTCCGGGCGGGGGAGGGGAAGGGCCCAAAAGTGCAGCTTTTCGGCACCGGGCCCATCCTCAACGAGGCCCTGAAGGCCCAGGAGCTTTTGGCCAAGTACGGCGTGGTGGCGGACGTCTGGAGCGCCACCAGCTACAAGGCCCTCTATGTGGACGCCATTGAGGCCGAGCGGGAGACCCGCCTTTTGGGCAAGGCCCGCAGGCCCTACGTGCAGGAGGCCCTCGAGGGCCACGAGGGGCCCATCGTGGCCGCCACCGACTACCTCAAGGCCCTACCCAACCTCATCCGGGGATACGTGGACCGGCCCTTCGCCGTCCTCGGCACGGACGGCTTCGGCCGCTCCGACACCCGGGAGGCCCTTAGGGACTTCTTTGAGGTGGACGCCCGGCACATCGCCTACACCGCCCTGGCCCTGCTCCACGGGGAGGGCAAGGTGACGAAGAGGACCCTGAACCAGGCGAGGAAGGACCTGGGCCTTAAGCTGGAGGAGGTGCCGCCCCACCGGCGGTAG
- a CDS encoding LysR family transcriptional regulator, with the protein MDPRRLKAFLVLAEEKSFHKAAERLYLSQPALTQRIQALERELGVRLLERRPFRLTPAGDLLRREGARLLKELEALKEAVRRAGQEALRFGVPENLLPDLMPLLDHLRRGLGQAVEVLEMHTPEQVRALKEGRLDYGLAGLKVEDPEVAKEPLLRVPIVVALPETHPLAPRARVPLRALKEEPFLLLPKDFLPPLYEAFMEVFRRAGFAPKVVREVARFSQAVSLVAAGLGVHLTLAPYRVYPHPGVVLRPLEEEAALEVALIYARRPPPPRLEEVRRLLRALAL; encoded by the coding sequence ATGGACCCGCGCCGCCTCAAGGCCTTCCTGGTCCTGGCGGAGGAAAAGAGCTTCCACAAGGCTGCGGAGCGCCTCTACCTCTCCCAGCCCGCCCTCACCCAGAGGATCCAGGCCCTGGAGCGGGAGCTCGGGGTGCGCCTTCTGGAAAGGCGCCCCTTCCGCCTGACCCCGGCGGGGGATCTGCTCCGCCGGGAAGGGGCGCGGCTCCTTAAGGAGCTGGAGGCCCTCAAGGAGGCGGTCCGGCGGGCGGGGCAGGAGGCCCTCCGCTTCGGGGTGCCGGAGAACCTCCTCCCCGACCTCATGCCCCTCCTGGACCACCTGCGCCGGGGGCTCGGCCAGGCGGTGGAGGTTCTGGAGATGCACACCCCCGAGCAGGTCCGGGCCCTCAAGGAGGGGCGCCTGGACTACGGCCTCGCGGGGCTCAAGGTGGAGGACCCGGAGGTGGCGAAGGAGCCCCTCCTCCGGGTGCCCATCGTGGTGGCCCTGCCCGAAACCCACCCCCTGGCCCCTAGGGCCCGGGTGCCCCTTCGGGCCCTGAAGGAGGAGCCCTTCCTCCTCCTTCCCAAGGACTTCCTCCCCCCCCTCTACGAGGCCTTCATGGAGGTCTTCCGCCGGGCGGGCTTCGCCCCCAAGGTGGTCCGGGAGGTGGCCCGCTTCTCCCAGGCGGTGAGCCTGGTGGCCGCGGGCCTCGGGGTCCACCTCACCCTCGCCCCCTACCGGGTCTACCCCCACCCCGGGGTGGTCCTGAGGCCCCTGGAGGAGGAGGCCGCCCTCGAGGTGGCCCTCATCTACGCCCGGCGCCCGCCCCCGCCCAGGCTGGAGGAGGTGCGCCGGCTCCTCCGCGCCCTCGCCCTGTAG